The following are from one region of the Rhodopirellula sp. P2 genome:
- a CDS encoding serine/threonine protein kinase, which yields MNPLKRLNRPRNSRVHPDAHMTWASRSISTTVTRTGLYLQKQLWIWPIVAVVVLSTIGYFMGNAIETTIKGNVSSGMQTLVDLEAEMLTKWFSVQESAAEAVANDATVRRTVYQLFQPDQPVSPTASPTDPHKELAAELGPAMSAHDFDSYLLVDKSKRIVSATHAALVGEQGISEYEPFLDRALAGEAFVSPPFPSVVMMKDTDGQSRMGVPTMYVCAPIRDPSFQVVGVLALQIRPEREFIPILQLGRTGASGETYAFNEDGIMISNSRFDEELILLGLLPDQPHSHSILQMSVRDPGADMTRGFRPDRRRSQLPLTTMAADAIAGNSGLNVDGYRDYRGVNVIGAWRWLPKYKMGVAIEVDAEQAFRPIVILQRTFLTIFILLLLCAIVIFAFTLIVARLQRQSREAVIEAQQLGQYTLDQKLGEGAMGVVYKGHHSMLRRPTAIKLLHADKVNDMSIARFEREVQITCQLNHANTIAIYDYGRTPEGVFYYAMEYLDGIDLQDLIDKYGTQSEARVIHILLQICGSLFEAHSQGLVHRDIKPANVMLNRRGCEPDVVKVLDFGLVKAVDHTEGSSATDGSSMSGTPLYMSPESIQAPMTVDACSDIYAVGAVGYFLLTGKPVFEAANLVDLCQKHIEESPVPPTKRSNVQVSSQLEDAIMGCLEKSRAKRPQTARDLGVLISKCAAASQWTIEDADRWWGRHERGSESKASITPTPGSSSTESAAMDATMDQSFHEPPNEAV from the coding sequence ATGAATCCACTGAAACGGTTGAACCGCCCCCGAAATTCTCGAGTGCATCCTGACGCGCACATGACATGGGCCTCGCGGAGCATTTCCACGACGGTCACCCGAACCGGACTGTATCTCCAAAAGCAGCTTTGGATTTGGCCAATCGTTGCTGTCGTGGTGTTGTCGACCATTGGCTATTTCATGGGCAATGCGATTGAAACAACGATCAAAGGCAACGTCAGCTCAGGGATGCAAACGCTGGTCGATCTGGAAGCCGAAATGTTGACCAAGTGGTTCAGCGTTCAGGAGTCCGCGGCCGAGGCCGTGGCCAACGACGCCACCGTGCGACGAACGGTGTACCAGTTGTTTCAGCCAGATCAACCTGTTTCCCCCACCGCATCCCCCACCGACCCGCACAAGGAACTCGCGGCTGAGTTAGGTCCCGCGATGTCGGCACACGACTTCGATAGTTATCTCTTGGTGGACAAGTCCAAACGAATCGTCTCGGCAACCCACGCGGCCTTGGTGGGGGAGCAAGGGATTTCCGAATACGAACCATTCCTGGATCGGGCATTGGCGGGGGAAGCTTTCGTCTCCCCACCGTTCCCCAGCGTGGTGATGATGAAGGACACGGATGGGCAATCCCGAATGGGCGTCCCGACCATGTATGTCTGCGCCCCCATTCGCGACCCATCTTTTCAAGTCGTGGGAGTGCTTGCGTTGCAGATTCGTCCCGAGCGCGAGTTCATTCCGATCCTTCAGCTTGGCCGGACGGGTGCCTCGGGTGAAACCTATGCCTTCAATGAAGACGGCATCATGATCAGCAACAGTCGCTTCGACGAAGAGCTGATCCTGCTGGGTCTGTTGCCGGACCAACCCCATTCGCATTCGATCCTGCAGATGTCCGTGCGTGACCCCGGTGCCGATATGACGCGAGGTTTTCGCCCTGACCGCCGCCGGTCTCAGTTGCCTCTGACGACCATGGCAGCCGATGCGATCGCAGGCAATTCTGGCCTGAACGTTGACGGCTACCGGGACTACCGGGGAGTGAACGTGATCGGCGCTTGGCGGTGGTTGCCAAAGTACAAAATGGGCGTCGCGATTGAAGTCGATGCCGAGCAAGCGTTTCGACCGATCGTGATCTTGCAACGAACGTTCTTGACGATCTTCATTCTGTTGCTGTTGTGCGCCATCGTGATTTTCGCGTTCACCCTGATCGTCGCTCGGCTGCAACGTCAATCGCGTGAAGCGGTGATCGAAGCCCAGCAACTCGGCCAATACACGCTGGATCAAAAGCTGGGCGAGGGCGCGATGGGGGTTGTGTACAAAGGCCACCATTCAATGCTGCGGCGTCCCACCGCGATCAAGCTGCTGCATGCCGACAAAGTGAACGACATGTCGATCGCTCGGTTCGAACGGGAGGTGCAGATCACCTGCCAATTGAACCACGCCAATACGATCGCGATCTACGACTACGGCCGCACGCCCGAAGGAGTGTTCTACTATGCCATGGAATACCTGGACGGCATCGACCTTCAGGACCTCATCGACAAGTACGGAACCCAGTCCGAAGCCCGCGTGATTCACATTCTGTTGCAGATCTGTGGGTCCCTGTTCGAGGCTCATTCGCAGGGTTTGGTCCATCGCGATATTAAGCCCGCCAATGTGATGTTGAATCGCCGCGGCTGTGAACCCGATGTGGTGAAAGTCCTGGACTTTGGTTTGGTCAAGGCGGTCGATCACACCGAGGGATCGTCTGCAACTGATGGAAGTTCGATGTCGGGGACGCCGTTGTACATGTCGCCTGAATCCATCCAGGCGCCGATGACCGTTGACGCTTGCAGTGACATCTACGCCGTCGGTGCCGTTGGCTACTTCCTGCTGACGGGCAAACCTGTGTTCGAAGCGGCCAATTTGGTCGACCTGTGTCAAAAGCACATTGAAGAATCGCCAGTCCCGCCGACCAAACGCAGCAACGTCCAAGTATCCAGCCAACTCGAAGACGCGATCATGGGATGCTTGGAAAAGTCACGTGCAAAGCGTCCGCAAACCGCGCGTGACCTCGGCGTCCTGATCTCGAAATGTGCAGCCGCGAGCCAATGGACGATCGAGGACGCCGATCGATGGTGGGGGCGGCACGAACGCGGGTCAGAGAGCAAGGCATCGATCACTCCGACACCTGGGTCGTCGTCTACCGAGTCGGCTGCGATGGATGCCACGATGGACCAGTCGTTCCACGAACCACCGAACGAGGCCGTCTAA